ctttcttttcactAAGAGCGAAGTAATTGATTTACTGTGGTGATTACAATCTGCCACCCACTGCATTCAGGCAAGATGCAAATAGGTACACTTTTACTGTACAGAACATCACATACTGTCGCTTTTTACCCACTAACCTTCACTTCTATACGTGATTAAACCTCTGCAAACTAAAGCTACACACACTTTTAGGGACGTGGGCCAGATTTTTGACTTTTCTACTCTCATCACCCCATGCACTCCATCCACCATTTGCCTTCTCACTGTGTACTTTCACTGCTGTTCAGGTCCACTGCCTAAAGGCTGGGAGAAGGCTGTGACCGCAGATGGAGAGGTGTACTACATCGATCACATAAATACGACCACCGCATGGGTCGACCCGCGTCTAGGTAGCACACTATCAAACTTGTGTCACCTGAATTGACAATTCTTGTTTGTCAATGAGAAGCATTTTGTTCCAATGTCCAACCATCACAAGTTGCTGTTTTGCAACGAAAATAAGAAAGAACCCAAAGTTTTACCTGAAATGTGAAAACCTGTGGAAAAGTTTACgccatttttaaatgttctttttctatGACTTTTATGTTCCAGCCCAGAAGATGATTCCTGGCCTCCATGGTTTGGCACTTcagcagaggcaggagaaggAAAGGCTCAGATGCAAACAAGGCCTGCctccacaaaacacacaggtcAGAAATAAATTGAGCATACCTGGATGTGCACTCCATTCTAAAACACACCACACAAGCTGCCTCAAATATTGTTATGCATTTGGGTAATATCGTTGTATTTAGATAGAGAGATTACAGTAATTAAGTGACTAATTCCTTTACAGTTTGACTTTTACAtgcatatgtgtttgttttcgtTGTAGGAGGCAGTGGGAAGGAACCAGATGCCGGGTGGGATGGATCATGACAGGAACGCACAATCACTCGTCCCATCTCTGGATGTTAGGATCAGATCCTCAAACCACGAACCCACACTCAATGGGTGAGTGCGTGTTCGATTATATTGCCACAACTTAAAGATCTTCTATTATTGTATTGTAGTAATTGTCACAGAGGTGTGTTCACTAAAGGAAAAGTATTCATGTGCATTTCTTAAAGTGAAAGCAGTTACATAGGGTAGAAATAATCAGTGAAAAGCTAAAGAATGGTTACCCGATCGTTAAATTTATATTACTTTCAATACCAAAAGGTCAATGAAGATGATTTATGTTGTAAGGAAAAGCCTGTGAGAACTTACAATCTGAGTATTTGTAATGACCGCAACGTGTATTTTCCATTCAATGTTTTTTGCACATCAGAtacaaatgaatgtgtgtgttcttgtgcaGCGCTCACTCTCGCAATGAGAGCACCGACAGCGGTCTGAGCGTCAGCAGCTTACCCCGCAACTCAGACCACATGTTGAGCTCTTTGGATCACATGGACACTGGtaatgcgcgcacacacacacacacacacacacacacacacacacacacacacacacacacacacacacacacacacacacacacacacacacacacacacacacacacacacacacacacacacacacacacaccccaaagGCAGAAGGATGGTATTGTGTCATCCCTTGAGAAACCAtaatatatgtgtttatttttacctaAACCAAAGTAATGATGAACATGGAGTccagatgtttattttaatgtatatgaCAACCATAGGAAGTGGTTTATTTGTGACCTTTTTAGTGAATTTGTTCTGATGTTAGTCGTCATATTTGCTAAATTACCTGTAATACTTATATTGTTTATCTTAGAACTGAGAACAAAACTGGTTTGTGAAATCAGACTTGTGCGCAGGCCTTCAAGAAGTGAATGGCATAATCATTATTACCCATAGCGGTAACTTTTATAAAGACAATGCAGAATAACAAAATGAAGTTTCACTGTAGAAAAGCAATGACCTTTGAGGGCACAAATACCGTCCTTTAAGCAGAAGTAGGAGGAGCAAACATGAATcgtacattttatttcctggaATAAAGTTTAAACAAACTGATCTAGATTAAGCTgtgtgaaagagacagacaATGATTTTGTGAAAATGCCCTTCCAAATTCTCCCTGCTCACTGGTAatattcaaattatttaaaatgttttaatcctCTTCTCTGACTTCTTCCAGGTGACTCTGTGGAGACCTCCTCGATGTCCTTACAGGACTCGATGCCTGTGCTCCCGATGTCCGACGGCGAGGAGCTGATGCCGTGCATCCCCGAGGGTCTCAGTTCAGACCTCCTGATGGACATGGAGACAGTTCTCTCTGGGTCGCACATGGACAGAGACAGCCTGCTCACCTGGCTATAGACACACCCAGCATTGTGTGGAGCATTTTGAAGAATCTTCAAAAGTGGTACAGACCAAGGTTACTGAGAGTATGCTCCTGCTGTGTGATGGATACCTAACACTCCTCGCACCCTGAGGAAAGACAAAGCCTGACTCTCGCAGATTTGGTAAGCTGCTGgtgttttcctattttttttaccttggtCTTACAGAGATGCATGAAGGAGCATCCATATTTTTACAACGCTTTCCTTTTAGTCATTGGCCTCAAATGATGCTCCCCACATATATTGTAAAGTGCATCACAGCTTATTTTAGAGTGCAGTTATCTTTTATTATCCCCACTTGGGTGATTGAGTTTGCagtaaacttttaaaaacacagtgtcAAGTCAATAAAGTCTTCGTATAGCATTTACATAAATGCAAGAAAGACTTGTTCAGATATcataaaagttgttttaaagaatATCATATCACATTACCCGTTGTTACTTCATCTAGCTTGTGGGAAAAAAGAAGAGCAACATCTAGTGCTACTACCTCTAAGCAGCCTAATATTTTGAAGCTCACAATCCAAAACATGTGGTTAAGAAGCAGCAGGACTGAGAGCAAGAGATGAATCAAAGAAGTCTCTTGATTTACACTACATTGGTTccataaaaccaaaaatgtttgcTCTTATAATcaagacacacacaatcactgCTACACATAAATATCAGGGTGAGAGGACGCACCCTGGTGGTGAGCCAGTAGAAGATCAAGAACACTAACAGATTTTACTcacaaacaaaaagtacaaatgctCACAAACCtaaaaacattatgaaaacCAGAATCACTACGAAGTCTGTGCGGAATATCggagcagtttttttttttattgctataGGATGATAAGCTTTATCTGAGGTCACAGTGGAGACTTTGTTCCTCAAATCAAAAGCTGTTAAAAGCCTTCACATTTAGAGAAATGAAGGCTACAGCAGGAGATGAAGTCTTTACTATTGGCACTAAAACTACAGCCAAGTGTGTTTTGAGGTCTTTTCTTTATAGAAAGGAATGCTGGAATGAGGATGTCTACAATTAATGAACACATGTTCAGTATAATGCAATCCAACAACAATACAGGGTTTCTCCCCGGAAACTCTAATCCTGCCGCATCTGGTCATCTGATTAATTGAAATAGTAGATAAAAGACCAAACTAAAGCCACATTACATATATGGACTTTGCTGTGTGAAATAGCTCTGctctttatttcattaaagtctGTTAGCCCATCTGCAGTCGAAATTACTGCAGACAAAATCACAATTGTTTAAGGAACTAATATTTAGGTTGTCTTAGTGTTTGATGAATCGGGTTTGCGTTTTATTTGCAAGTGTTTCAGTAATTGTTTCCCACTCCAGCATTAAATATAAGCTCCACAAAGGTAGTATTTATTGGCGATTTCTTTTATTGGATTGCATAATATTGTACAGTTGTAAAATTATTATATCCATCCTTTGTTTAAGAAACAAAGCCACAAAATTGCCATAATGGCAAGGATGCTATCTCTCCTTAGTGTGCAGCAGATATTCTTATCTTTCCTGAAACATAAATGGGAAGTATTTTATCAAAACCTTCTCTCACTTTTACCAATAAGggctttttacttttattatcaCTTACCATATAATGTTCCAGGGGCATcataggttgtttttttcacagaaaGACATAACACAAGTAAACTTCTCAGCcatattttaaacttttatcTAATAAACTCCAAATATTTGTTCCATTTATTACCAAATTCTGCTAGCAGTCTCCTAGAACTTGCTTTACTCgatgtgtttttgcacatcTACAGTGGATCACAGTACAGTCATccattgtaaaaaaacataacttGTCTAAAAAAGTAAGagtaatataaatgtttatggAATAGTACAATCATATTTTTCAGGGAAATACAATCTTCCATTTTAACCCATTCATGGGTGTAAAGGTACACCGTAACACTGTAAAATCCCTTTGATGTAAATAACTAGTTAAAAAGTCAGTTAATGGTAAGGAATTGCTCAACAGAAGCACATTTAAAGATTAAATATCCAAAGTTTATGAACATATATGGATAAGAATCatgaaacaatataaaatacattcattaagATATCATTTTGCTACCACACTATAGAGTTATAATTTCCTCTGTCCGTGGCTGTCCACTCTTAAGCcctgctttgtaagtgggactaatgaaaataatgtgctttaaaaatggATTTCACTTGGGGAGTCATGGCGTAAGCCAAGGACCCTGTTGTGCCGCCTCATAACGCAACCTACTAATCGTGGATGCTGTGTTCTtggtatattttgttttatctgcAAAAGCTCTCTGGGGCTGTAATACAGAAGGCAATCATTAAAAAGGGGAGCTATTTAATTCTCCTCTTTTAGTTACTACTATATAAGAAAGTATATAATCTGTGTCTTTACCCGCTGGGTTgtttctgcagtgtgtttttatattttaccttAACTTTGAAGCTGTTAACAAGTGGTGAGAGCGTTTCTTCTAACcagcttcttttcttttctttacattaaaCAGTATTTGGAAGTACAGACATTCATGTCATGGCCAAATAGAAAGCCAAGTCACCTAATATCTTCTAAATTAATCTACCATGGCCTGAAGTGACTTACTGTTTATACACACAATGCAACACACTACCTAGCCTTTTATTTATCTTAGCATGCATGACACTTGCTATGTTTGTTACAtatattgatttttattatCCTATTTACAGAGAATTTGGAGGCAATCAGACTTGTTTTGTACCTTTGTATGCATGtgctttatataaatatatttcttcttACTCACTGTAATCATTTTAAAGGAGTTTCTGTTTAATAAACTTTTAAATACACCTCGTGGCAGATTCAAGTGTGTCTTATCAATCGTATGTTTTTGAAATTGCACCTTGATGTCtttgatgtatttctttttacacaATATGTTCCTTTATTAGTTGATTTCAGTCGGGTATGAAAGGAAGTGGCAGTTACCTAGGGTTTTCAAAAttcttcaaaaacacaaattgaacAAACCTTCTCTGCATAGGCACATACAGTGCCTtccagaattattggcacccttttagtaaaaataagcaaacaagatgcaaaaactgtctttatttaattcaaaatattaacaaaaatcaaaccttttcactgaagtaaaattattaaaataaattaaagtaaaatgttgactttaaataaatatttctctccaaaacatgtgtgccacaattattggcacccctaGAAAATCCTTTGATTAAGATCTGACTGAAGTATATTTCCAGTCATAACTTACATCTTTAGGCTCACTTGTTTGATTAGGGAACTCTTAAGAGGTCAACCATGATTTCCTGTTTCACTGGGGTATAAATATGAGGTGACACAGGCCAAAATTCCCTTTGTCATTGATCACTATGGGAAAGACCAGCGAACACAGTGATGATCTGCGAAAAAAAAGTTGCTGAGCTGCACAAATTAGGAAATGGATATAAGAAAATCTCGAAACAGTTGAAAATGCCCATTTCCACTATCAGGGCAATAATTAAAAAGCATCAAGCAACAGGAGTTGTTAAGAATCAGCCTGGAAGAGGACGTGTGTGTACATTGACGCCACAGACCGTGAGACAGATGGTTCGACTGGCAAAAGTATCTCCAAGGATCACAGCTGGAGAATTGCAGAGGTCAGTTGAGCCTTGGGGTCAGAAAGTCTCCAAAACGACCATCAGACGCCGCCTTCATCACCACAAGTTGTTTGGGAGGGTTGCCAGGAAGAAACCATTGCAGGTGGGTTTGGCGTAGACAGAAAGATAGCCATGCAGAAAAGCACCTCATACCCACTGTGAAGTACAGTGGTTGATCTTTGATGTTGTTgggctgtttttcttccaaaggCCCTGGACATCTTGTTAGGATACATGGTATCATGGACTCTACCAAATACCAgcagatattaaatgaaaacataacaGCCTCTGCTCGGAAGCTTAAGATGGGCCATGGTTggaccttccagcaggacaacgATCCGAAGCGTACCTCAAAATTTACTCAAAAATGGTTTACTGACCACAAAATAAAGACTTTGCCATGGCCATCACAATCCCCAGACCTAAATcccattgaaaatgtgtgggaggGGCTGAAGAGGAGAGTCCACAAGCGCCAACCTCGGaatctgaaggatctggagacatTCTGTATGGAAGAATGCTCTCAGATGCCGTGCCATGTGTTCACCAACCTCATCAGGCATTACAGGAGGACACTCAGAGCTGTAATCCTGGCTGGAGGctgcacaaaatattaaatgaaggggtgccaataattgtggcagaaacatatttatttgaagtcaaaattattcttattattttttataattttacttcagtaaaaaggttagatttgtattaatattttgaatgaaacaTAATGAggtactaggatgggttaaatgcagaggactaatttcactgtgtgtgctctgctgtgtgcatgtatgtgactaataaagagggtttcatcctccgattctatctatctataaacaataaagacattttttcaacttgttttgctcatttttaccaaaggggtgccaataattctggagggcacAGTACTTGGATACACatacactttaaaaatattttcatttgagttCCAGTTTCATCATACAAAGATGACATTCACATTGTAATGCTTGTCTATTGTTACCTGCTCTTGAACACATCATTTCAAGCAAAAGGGATTTCCAGTTATCAGAAAAGGTTATCCCCACGATGACCTGAACTGAAGCACAAAGTTTTAAATCACTCAATGATGAGAGAGTATCTGACATTCAAAGGTGAAACAGGTATAGAAACTTACAGGGactttacataaaaacacataggTTAATGTGTAAACTCATGCCACTCATAAGTAGATCAAGTGCTCTCTGCACTAATTTTCGACACGTCATGGGGAGTGGTTTGTCACAGGAAGTTAGGGGAATTACAGCAAACTATAATAACCTCATTCAAGAATTTTTGTTGATGATTCATTTTCAGACCTGTCTCCAAAGCACTTTACGTAAGTATCAAGAATGCTCCTTACCATTGATTTAAGATTAAAACggtattgttgttattgcacTGGCTATTTTAATTGTGTATGTAGTTATTATGAATACGCTCTGTTGGTAACATCTCTAAATATCTCTTTACAATTGTATTGTACATTTTCATGTTTGAATATGCCCTCAGATACATGATATGACAGATGTACAGTGGTTGAAaataaccaagtacatttactcaattactctacttaaatacatttttaaagtattttagaCATATTTCTACTGTTCAGTATTGCTACATCACGTATGTCAGAGTACTTATTCCAATACTGCATATGTGTGTATCATTAATGTGtgtatgctttttaaaaacaggcatttagaaaaatacacaGATGGTAGTTTTACAGCTGGTTTCTGGAATGGCATTTGACATAACACAGAGGTGTTCCTTcattttgttaacatttcaaatatagaACTGAGTAACATTAGCTGGATTTCACACATGAAGAATATAACAGACAAATCCACGTATCTTTACAAAATATACGCAGCTGGATGTATCGTGTTTAGTGTTTGTCTTCATAACAGTGTGACATTTAATTCATCAAAAAAATCATCACAGGTGATCCTGATTatgatttatgtattttatgtaatcCATCTTGATGGTTATACGATTAGAGGAGGGatttcaaacaaaatgttatattagTTGACTGTCTCATTTTCATTACAGCGTACCCGGAAGTAGTCAGGCGCTTATCTGACCTGTGACGTCGCGATCGGGACTTTCCATTAGGGCTGAAATTGGGAAACGGTGAGTGGTCTCAGTGATGCTACGGTAAATGACATGCTACGTAGCTGTGTTATTAATTGCCTCGACTGTAACGTAATTTCCATTCCGCCGTGCTGCTGCAAAGACCCAAGTTTGACAGTCAATGGCGTTAACAGACGTTAGCGTTAGCAAGCTAACCTCGGTTGGGCTTGTCAAACTGGTTTCAGTTGGGCGTTAATCTATGGTTAGTCTATGGTTGATACAACATCACCCAGGAACTGCTTTGTTCtaataaatggtttaaaaacggCACCAATAATCTCTCCTGATTTCTCAAATGGTATAGTTAACAGTTAAAGCTGAATTGAACCACAAAATAAACGGTCAACAGGAAGCGTCTGGATATCAGAGTACCTCTTCCAGACACTTCCCATTTTGTATATACTCGATCCTTTCCTCGCGCCGTCTTCAAGCATCCTAGTCCCGCCTGTGGCGAGGAGAACGGAATGAAAGACAGGAGTCAAGGCACTTGGAAATCaatcagaaacaacaacaacaaataaagtaaTATCCAGGTTAAAACATGATATCATGGTTAGAGTTTATCCCAAATGTGTGTCAAGCGTCTTTTAAAACTCAGGCagcgaaaacatttcccaaaggATACACCGGTGTGTCCTCGCTCATAGCTGCTTCAGCTACCCTCCTCAGGtaaggagagaggagatgaggataAACAAAATCGGAAGGAGATGATAAAGGCCTCTAGCATACTGTGAGCCGGCCAAAAGTAAATACCAGTTTTGATTACAAGGTGAATGTGTACAGAATTTACCACTTAGTCAAAACTTCATTAACCTTAGTTTGCAAAAGATAACAGGAAATGTATTCTTATAATTTCAGGTATAATTGAATTAAAGTAAGAACTAATTGAACGTTGCTCATTGTAATGATGAACCTGGCAAAGCTGTAAAATATACAGACTTAAAGTTGTTTAAATCttcaatttaacattttctctctgttgttttcttaatttctaCAGGTCCTGCTATCATTAAACGAAAGAGGAGGGTCCATTACCCACACCCAAGAagaataactttttttaaatttggtttTTAGTCTTCGAATATGGCAGATTAGACCCCTACAAAAGAGATGTCCgagaaggggggaggggttTGAGAGAGCATATCCCTTGGTCTgtacgtgtgcgtgtgtgtgtgtgggtctggagacatttatttaatttataatgttggttAAAGTAATCACATACAACATGATTAAATCAAAAGGGTCATGCATTCCTGTGCTAAATATACAAGACAACCAAGTGTATACTGACCCAgggtgaaaacatgtttttttcaatttcagaaTGCATTTAAGTTACGCTTTCTCAAACAGTATATCATTTTTTATGGCACAGGAGTGTGTTTTGCTGGACATACATCCACTGGGGCTTTAACTGAAAGAGAAATATGGACATTTCTGCAGTTAAATGTTCAGAGGAAGTACTCTCCAGGGAAGGTGAAATGGATCCAGGTGTAATGTATAGACTTAGCTGGACTGGTAGTGTTGTT
This Eleginops maclovinus isolate JMC-PN-2008 ecotype Puerto Natales chromosome 11, JC_Emac_rtc_rv5, whole genome shotgun sequence DNA region includes the following protein-coding sequences:
- the LOC134872070 gene encoding transcriptional coactivator YAP1-like isoform X1; protein product: MDAHRGVPVAGQQIVHVRGNSQTELEALFNAVMNPSESVRQPPSLPMRLRKLPVSFFRQPDSQGHSRQASSDGGVCGSHTPQHSRSKSSPASLPVNSLSTQAADVAAAAIIPDDMPLPHGWEMAKTPTGQRYFLNHVDKTTTWHDPRIAQLQSAAAQLPISVTPIHAHSFSNPAPTSQQQNINPETGPLPKGWEKAVTADGEVYYIDHINTTTAWVDPRLAQKMIPGLHGLALQQRQEKERLRCKQGLPPQNTQEAVGRNQMPGGMDHDRNAQSLVPSLDVRIRSSNHEPTLNGAHSRNESTDSGLSVSSLPRNSDHMLSSLDHMDTGDSVETSSMSLQDSMPVLPMSDGEELMPCIPEGLSSDLLMDMETVLSGSHMDRDSLLTWL